A genomic segment from Nitrosopumilus sp. K4 encodes:
- a CDS encoding DUF6659 family protein — MSGNNDTKFKLYDEKCDQLLDEPEIRFAGIIDKDGKLVSGGFKKGLTPYEGDETRLQSFLEFVSKASIRKEYDESLGPINYLAARRDKAVLVSFPFPITQILLLISAEPTANIENLAKKVVEIFTDVN; from the coding sequence ATGTCTGGAAATAATGACACTAAATTCAAATTATATGATGAAAAATGTGACCAGTTATTAGATGAGCCTGAAATTAGATTTGCAGGAATAATTGACAAAGATGGTAAACTTGTATCTGGCGGTTTTAAGAAAGGTCTAACTCCTTATGAAGGAGATGAAACACGTTTACAGTCGTTCTTAGAATTTGTATCCAAAGCATCTATAAGAAAAGAATACGACGAAAGTCTTGGACCTATTAACTATCTTGCAGCACGTCGTGATAAGGCAGTTTTAGTCAGTTTTCCGTTTCCAATAACTCAGATTCTATTGTTGATTTCTGCCGAACCTACTGCAAACATTGAAAATCTTGCAAAAAAAGTTGTTGAAATATTTACAGATGTAAATTAA
- the msrA gene encoding peptide-methionine (S)-S-oxide reductase MsrA, with the protein MKATFGAGCFWHVEDLFRKTRGVKSTKVGYTGGMLANPTYEEVCTDETGHAEAVEVEYDPDEISYDELLRVFWENHDPTSLNRQGPDVGRQYRSAIFFHNDEQKEMAKKSKEKLETSGKFQKPIVTEIQPAPEFFKAEDYHQKYFQKHGLS; encoded by the coding sequence GTGAAAGCAACATTTGGAGCTGGATGTTTCTGGCATGTTGAAGATCTGTTTAGAAAAACAAGAGGAGTAAAATCTACTAAAGTGGGGTATACTGGAGGAATGCTTGCAAACCCTACGTATGAAGAAGTCTGCACAGATGAAACAGGCCATGCAGAAGCTGTTGAAGTAGAATACGACCCAGATGAAATTTCTTATGATGAATTACTGCGTGTATTTTGGGAAAACCATGATCCTACCTCTTTGAATAGGCAAGGACCTGATGTTGGAAGACAATACCGCTCTGCAATCTTTTTTCATAACGATGAACAAAAAGAAATGGCAAAAAAATCAAAAGAAAAACTTGAAACATCAGGTAAATTTCAAAAACCTATTGTTACTGAAATACAACCTGCGCCTGAATTTTTCAAGGCAGAAGATTACCACCAAAAGTATTTTCAAAAACACGGGTTATCGTGA
- a CDS encoding universal stress protein: protein MIKNKISKILVPLDGSKNSKRSLEMAISMAQQCKAKLTGVYSINVPPHSEFKSIGAVEEAFNKEVKKIMDDAKNLASQNGIMFKEKIMRGDVGYNIIKLAHDKKQKFDLIVMGSRGRGAIKELFLGSVSNYVIHTSKIPVMLVK from the coding sequence GTGATAAAAAATAAGATCTCAAAAATTCTAGTACCTCTTGATGGATCAAAAAACTCCAAAAGGAGCCTAGAAATGGCAATATCAATGGCACAGCAATGCAAGGCAAAACTCACAGGAGTATATTCAATTAACGTACCGCCTCATTCAGAATTCAAAAGCATAGGTGCCGTAGAAGAGGCTTTTAACAAAGAAGTTAAAAAAATAATGGATGATGCAAAAAATCTTGCATCCCAAAACGGAATTATGTTCAAAGAGAAAATAATGAGAGGAGATGTAGGTTACAACATTATCAAATTAGCCCATGACAAAAAACAAAAATTCGACTTGATCGTCATGGGATCTAGAGGAAGAGGGGCAATCAAAGAATTATTCCTCGGGAGTGTGTCAAACTATGTCATTCACACATCAAAGATACCAGTAATGTTAGTAAAATAA
- a CDS encoding alpha/beta fold hydrolase has protein sequence MVEENFIKVDGNKIRYLESGNSKETLVLIHGLGASAERWDQVIPMFSKNYRVIVPDLIGFGYSDKPLVDYTPEFFSDFLGKFFDTIGIEMASLIGSSLGGQITAEYASAHPEHLEKLILVSPAGVMKQSTPALDAYIMAALYPNEQSAKNAFEMMEGSGEEVDQKIVTGFLERMQLPNAKLAFMSTILGLKNAEVITKKLTSIEIPTLIIWGSDDPVIPITNADEFVSSIKDCRFYRMDRCGHTPYVQDPVHFSSIVLDFLANNRV, from the coding sequence ATGGTGGAAGAAAATTTTATCAAAGTGGATGGAAACAAGATTCGTTATCTGGAATCTGGAAATTCTAAAGAAACTCTTGTTTTGATACATGGACTTGGCGCATCCGCTGAAAGATGGGATCAAGTAATTCCTATGTTTTCCAAGAATTATCGTGTTATTGTTCCTGATCTGATAGGTTTTGGATATAGCGATAAACCTCTTGTAGATTATACTCCTGAATTCTTTTCAGATTTTCTTGGAAAATTTTTTGATACAATAGGGATTGAAATGGCTTCACTTATTGGCTCATCATTAGGTGGACAAATAACTGCAGAATATGCATCTGCTCATCCTGAACACTTAGAAAAATTGATTCTTGTTTCTCCAGCAGGTGTAATGAAACAATCTACTCCTGCGCTTGATGCTTACATTATGGCTGCACTTTATCCAAATGAACAAAGTGCAAAAAATGCCTTTGAGATGATGGAAGGATCTGGTGAAGAAGTTGATCAAAAAATAGTCACTGGATTTTTAGAAAGGATGCAATTGCCAAATGCAAAACTCGCCTTCATGTCTACTATTCTTGGATTAAAAAACGCTGAAGTAATCACAAAAAAACTCACATCTATTGAAATTCCTACATTGATCATTTGGGGTTCAGATGATCCTGTAATTCCAATCACTAATGCTGATGAATTTGTTTCATCCATCAAAGATTGCAGATTTTATAGGATGGATAGATGTGGGCATACGCCTTATGTGCAGGATCCTGTACACTTTTCTTCTATTGTGTTGGATTTTTTAGCAAATAATAGAGTTTAA